In Mus musculus strain C57BL/6J chromosome 1, GRCm38.p6 C57BL/6J, a single genomic region encodes these proteins:
- the Olfr1411 gene encoding olfactory receptor 1411 — MAIAVYRNGSLSAVSLQGFVLVGFGGGAETQALLFAVFLVLYVVTILGNLTMIVVITLDARLHSPMYFFLKNLSFVDLCYSSAIAPNALANFLSTSKVISFEACATQLFFFSLLATTEAFLLAVMAYDRFMAICSPLRYPVTMCPTTCTRLVLGTYCGGCLNSIVQTSLTFQLPFCSSNRIDHFYCDVPPLLQLACASTALNELFLFGLCGFIIVSTTLAVLVSYGYITVTILRMHSGSGRHKVFSTCGSHMMAVSLFYGTVFVMYAQPGAVASMAQGKVISVFYTLVIPMLNPLIYSLRNKDVKDALRRLGQRHSLVKKGGK, encoded by the coding sequence ATGGCCATAGCAGTCTACAGGAATGGAAGCCTCTCAGCAGTGTCCTTGCAGGGGTTCGTGCTGGTGGGATTTGGGGGGGGTGCAGAGACCCAGGCCCTGCTCTTTGCTGTGTTCCTTGTCCTGTACGTGGTCACCATCCTGGGAAACCTCACCATGATCGTGGTCATCACCCTGGATGCCCGCCTGCACtcccccatgtacttcttcctcaagAACCTGTCCTTTGTCGACCTCTGTTACTCCTCTGCCATTGCCCCTAATGCCCTGGCCAACTTCCTCTCCACCTCCAAAGTCATCAGCTTTGAGGCTTGTGCCACTcagctcttcttcttctccttgttgGCTACCACTGAGGCTTTCCTCTTAGCTGTGATGGCCTATGACCGTTTCATGGCCATCTGCAGTCCTCTGAGGTACCCTGTGACCATGTGCCCTACAACCTGTACCCGTCTGGTGCTGGGCACCTACTGTGGTGGCTGCCTGAACTCCATTGTGCAGACCAGCCTCACGTTCCAGCTGCCCTTCTGCAGCTCCAACCGTATTGACCACTTCTACTGTGACGTTCCCCCACTGCTCCAGCTGGCCTGCGCCAGCACGGCTCTCAATGAGCTCTTTCTCTTCGGCCTCTGTGGGTTCATCATTGTGAGCACCACCTTAGCTGTCCTGGTTTCCTATGGCTACATCACTGTGACCATTCTCAGGATGCACTCGGGATCTGGGAGGCACAAGGTCTTCTCCACCTGTGGCTCTCATATGATGGCTGTGTCCTTGTTTTATGGAACTGTGTTTGTCATGTATGCCCAGCCTGGAGCAGTGGCATCCATGGCACAGGGCAAGGTGATATCTGTCTTCTACACCCTGGTCATCCCCATGCTCAACCCCCTCATCTACAGTCTGAGGAACAAGGATGTGAAGGACGCCCTGAGGAGGCTGGGACAGAGACACAGCCTTGTGAAGAAAGGAGGCAAGTAG
- the Olfr1412 gene encoding olfactory receptor 1412: MATAVHRNGSLTPVSLQAFVLVGFGGGAETQALLFAVFLVLYMVTVLGNLTMIVVITLDARLHSPMYFFLKNLSFVDFCYSSVIAPKAMANFYSSKVIGVAGCAAQLFFFSFLGTSEALLLAVMAYDRFMAICSPLHYPVTMSSTVCACLVLAAYFGGCLNSIVETSLTFQLPFCGSNHIDHFFCDVPPLLQIACANTSVNELVMFAICGFILMGATLVILISYGYITVTILSMHSGSRRHKVFSTCGSHLTAVSLFYGTGIAIYGQPGGLASKEQGKVVSIFYTLVIPLLNPLIYSLRNKDVKDALERLRQRQRQKHAAI; this comes from the coding sequence ATGGCCACAGCTGTCCACAGAAATGGAAGCCTTACTCCAGTGTCCTTGCAGGCCTTCGTGCTGGTGGGATTTGGGGGAGGTGCAGAGACCCAGGCCCTGCTCTTTGCTGTCTTCCTTGTCCTGTACATGGTGACCGTCCTGGGCAACCTCACCATGATTGTGGTCATCACCCTGGATGCCCGCCTGCACtcccccatgtacttcttcctcaagAACCTGTCCTTTGTTGACTTCTGCTACTCCTCTGTCATTGCCCCCAAAGCAATGGCCAACTTCTATTCCTCCAAAGTCATTGGAGTTGCTGGTTGTGCTGCACAgctgtttttcttctcctttctgggAACAAGTGAGGCTTTACTTCTTGCtgtgatggcctatgaccgcttcATGGCCATCTGCAGTCCTCTGCACTACCCAGTGACCATGTCCTCCACAGTCTGTGCTTGCCTTGTGCTGGCTGCCTACTTTGGAGGTTGCCTCAACTCCATTGTGGAGACCAGCCTCACTTTTCAACTTCCCTTCTGTGGCTCCAATCACATCGACCATTTCTTCTGTGATGTGCCCCCGCTACTCCAGATTGCCTGTGCCAACACCTCTGTCAATGAGCTGGTAATGTTTGCCATCTGTGGTTTCATTCTAATGGGGGCAACATTAGTCATCCTGATTTCATATGGCTACATCACTGTGACCATCCTCAGCATGCACTCGGGATCCAGGAGGCACAAGGTCTTCTCTACCTGTGGCTCCCATTTGACAGCTGTGTCCTTGTTTTATGGAACTGGGATTGCTATATATGGCCAGCCAGGAGGTTTGGCATCTAAAGAGCAAGGCAAGGTGGTCTCCATCTTCTACACCCTGGTCATCCCCTTGCTCAACCCCCTCATCTACAGTCTGCGGAACAAGGATGTGAAGGATGCcctggagaggctgagacagagacagagacagaaacatgcAGCTATATAA